One stretch of Streptomyces sp. A2-16 DNA includes these proteins:
- a CDS encoding IS5 family transposase (programmed frameshift) yields MGKRQSRPWIVSDELWSLIEPLLPEPPPKQVEGRPRVPDRQALCGILFVLHTGIQWEYLPQELGFGSGMTCWRRLAAWNEAGVWDQLHQLLLNRLRSKNQLDWSRAVIDSSHVRAARKGPKSGPSPVDRARPGSKHHVLTDGQGIPLAVSLTGGNRNDVTQLLPLLDKIPAVAGVVGRPRRRPDMLFADRGYDHDKYRRLLRERGIRPAIAERGQPHGTGLGTFRWVVERTISWLHGFRRLRIRWERRDDIHEAFLGLAVCLITHRHVQRLC; encoded by the exons ATGGGGAAGCGTCAGTCGCGGCCGTGGATCGTGTCGGACGAACTGTGGTCGCTCATCGAACCGTTGCTGCCCGAGCCACCGCCCAAGCAGGTCGAGGGACGGCCGCGAGTGCCCGACCGGCAGGCCTTGTGCGGCATCTTGTTCGTCCTGCACACCGGCATCCAGTGGGAGTACCTGCCCCAGGAGCTGGGCTTCGGCTCGGGCATGACCTGCTGGCGGCGCCTGGCGGCCTGGAACGAGGCCGGCGTGTGGGACCAGCTACATCAGCTGCTGCTGAACAGGCTGCGGTCGAAGAACCAGCTGGACTGGTCCCGGGCGGTGATCGATTCCTCCCATGTCCGGGCCGCACGCA AGGGGCCCAAAAGCGGACCCAGCCCGGTCGACCGCGCACGGCCGGGCAGCAAGCACCACGTCCTCACCGACGGCCAGGGCATCCCGCTCGCCGTGTCGCTGACCGGCGGAAACCGCAACGACGTCACCCAACTGCTGCCCCTGCTGGACAAGATCCCGGCGGTGGCGGGAGTAGTGGGCCGGCCACGCAGGCGGCCCGACATGCTCTTCGCGGACCGCGGCTACGACCACGACAAGTACCGCCGGCTCCTGCGTGAACGCGGCATCCGGCCCGCGATCGCCGAACGGGGCCAGCCTCACGGCACCGGCCTGGGCACGTTCCGGTGGGTCGTCGAGCGCACCATCTCCTGGCTGCACGGCTTCCGCCGCCTGCGCATCCGCTGGGAACGGCGCGACGACATCCACGAAGCTTTCCTCGGCCTCGCCGTCTGCCTGATCACCCACCGACACGTCCAGAGGCTTTGTTAG
- a CDS encoding polymorphic toxin-type HINT domain-containing protein: MGAKATAAGTPVWAQALAPRKGTYTGPKALGVSVKSRSLSARLGVSGPVWSLAPAQDAGAASSDSARVMVGLDYGAFRQTIGGNYAFRLHLVQLPACALTTPQLAKCRKQTPLTSRNDAKSAAISAAITLPTATAVKPASTGAGQPKAGAAVAAVYTGPSSTVAAAQTASTSGAATVIAATDSTGQEGGAGGNYASTLSSAGSWGQSGSSGDFTYTYKVESPAASTSLAPDASLSYDSGSVDGKTANTQAQSSWVGDGWDTQDSFVSQEFAPCSDSPEGSAGSVTTTDECYDGPVLTMSLNGSSTSIVYDKNTSTYKLASDDGATVSKVTGSSNGSGTYDTSYWVITERDGTKYYFGRNQLPGWASGNDTTNSVDSERVYAAHSGDPCYNSTATSSYCTMAYKWHLDYVTTATGAAMAYYYKQDTNYYGAYNGASEVKYVRDSYLTHIDYGFTTATGPYGTIPDKIVYGTSVRCTSTSTNCGSAETSSNAAYYPDVPYDLVCATGATCSAYGPSFFSTVRLTSITTQQYSTSTSGYVTVDSYALTQTEPNTGDATSATLWLSSVQSTGSDTTAGGSTSAITMPPVKFAGSALENRVSTATYPGLFRYRITAITNEMGGVTGVSYTLPTACSTSATPSSNTASCFPEYWTPSGYISPMLDWFNKYAVQEVLETDTYGGSATKESDYAYSGAAWHYDDDENTKPKYRTYGQWRGYQQVTTTTGNGSGDAKTKQVDSYYQGMDGDWLSSTSTRSISLTDSQGGHHTDSPQLAGQVMESTSYLGNGGGVDSSTITSYWISAATATRTRSGLPDLTANAMGTAEVWSRQRLTDGGTTSWRYTEADTTYDATRSDDDFGLATYVYKHTVPVDSHYDQCTATTYAPANTGANLVGLVSSTEEDSVACSGFTEGSVASVPAGLNTLAAPASVNRPDQVVSATRTFYDDATFSTTFPQSSAPTMGLVTMTRTATDYGAGAFTWRTTVKNTYDSTYHRLSGTTNGNGNTTTTSYTVNSAYLTTGQSVTQPTVGGVAHTSSSTFDPERGLTLTSTDANHVVTTVQYDALGRATSVWKDSRATTSLANLTYAYTLTNSAVSGVVTNTLNDNNGYLTSVSIIDSLGRVRQSQTYTPQGGRLIDDTLYDSRGWTAKKNTDYWDSSTTPTLSLKSVADNQVADQDVYTYDGLGRPIYDTSEKNGVIVSTATTVYNGDATTVIPPTGGVTKTTRTDPLGRTTELDEYTAAPTLTTPLNSATGIFYLTGGTSSATTYGYDGHGHQATTTDAKNQVWSNTYDLAGEVTTKTDPTAGTTSDMTYDADGNLLQSKDVRGVYVSYTYDALDRKTGQYAAAAASQVAYSSTSSPGNQTASWVYDNANTAISGMTYPVGHATTATSYSGGYAYVQQAVNFDVFGESLGEETIIPSAAQGTVLGKTWKITHAYTSVLGLLRSDSYTLGAGLPAETVGYAYNNEDELTGLASTSYSYLQSVSYSAYNQVAQVQLGSSTSYATATDTYDAHTGNLTDQLLTRSTTTPASVDETAYSYDLVGNITHQTETRSGSSTTAETQCYTYDPLDRLTDAWTATDSCAAAPTSSSHSTVGDGITGGAYWTSWTYDAIGNRLTQTQHAISGTASDTVTNNVYSASQPNTLTSTSTTGGTTGSTSYVYDDAGNTQNRHTSTGDQTLVWNNAEQLTSVSNSTTGTTTSYIYDAAGSLLLQIDPSTTTLYLGSEQITLDNFAGTATGVRYYSAPGGATIVRTGTGTNYGFELAADQHGTNSLYLDNTAQTPTWRQFDPYGTPRGTPATWADNRTFLNKTTDTTTGLTNIGAREYDPTLGRFISLDPLFEATSPQEIGGYTYAGDNPVTQSDPSGLCQADICGYGVPKGNVVGGRSGIIRNAPIDPENISRGTCHPTCGPIKYNNWGTTTKSSDSTSGSGSQTVTRPKGNGESIALGQVAGLVDVLTHVSDATHPWCSILSIGCGPDASAVDGWMQDLGADTDSLDYQASKKTGQEAGNLIAGGELGGELFGEEGGLLGEEGIGCSFAPSTAVLMAHGTTKPISKIKVGDKVQAASPKTGKHQGTRTVQHVWINHDHDLLDLTVRTKTGHAATLHTTANHPFWDDTIHAWVPAGSLRKGDSLNTASNQHVDVVATRLTPGTADRWNLTVQQLHTYYVMAGSTPILVHNSAGDLCPTSALKGDEPGTADRLRADPQFTGGDLHGYVDTNAPDYVDSYGRTYDAVGGPTAWSRGNMQQMLGSIRSHLYHKTGMNFTVLDLTGASSGQIDTVFEHLDKWDADPGLKPTSKLLILGDSY, encoded by the coding sequence ATGGGCGCCAAGGCCACCGCCGCCGGAACCCCGGTCTGGGCCCAGGCCCTCGCTCCCAGAAAGGGCACCTACACCGGCCCCAAAGCGCTGGGAGTCTCCGTCAAGTCCCGTTCGCTCTCCGCCCGATTGGGCGTGTCCGGGCCGGTGTGGTCGCTTGCCCCCGCACAGGACGCCGGAGCTGCATCCTCGGACTCGGCCCGCGTGATGGTAGGTCTGGACTATGGCGCGTTCCGCCAAACCATCGGAGGTAACTACGCCTTCCGTCTGCACCTCGTGCAACTGCCCGCCTGCGCACTGACGACTCCTCAACTGGCCAAGTGCCGCAAGCAGACACCTCTGACCTCCCGCAACGACGCCAAGTCCGCGGCCATATCAGCAGCGATCACGCTTCCCACAGCCACTGCAGTCAAGCCTGCCTCTACGGGAGCCGGTCAGCCCAAGGCAGGGGCGGCAGTTGCGGCTGTCTACACGGGACCGTCCTCAACGGTCGCTGCCGCGCAAACGGCCTCGACCTCGGGCGCAGCCACGGTGATCGCGGCAACCGATTCGACGGGACAGGAGGGCGGGGCGGGGGGCAACTACGCCTCGACGCTGTCGTCGGCCGGCTCCTGGGGCCAGTCCGGATCGTCGGGTGACTTCACCTACACCTACAAGGTGGAATCGCCGGCCGCTTCGACATCGCTGGCACCGGACGCGTCGCTGTCGTACGACTCCGGCAGTGTCGACGGGAAGACCGCCAACACGCAGGCTCAGTCGTCCTGGGTGGGTGACGGGTGGGACACGCAAGACTCCTTCGTCTCACAGGAGTTCGCCCCCTGCTCCGATTCCCCGGAAGGCAGCGCCGGTTCGGTGACGACCACCGACGAGTGCTACGACGGTCCGGTCCTGACGATGTCGTTGAACGGCTCGTCGACGTCGATCGTCTACGACAAGAACACCTCCACCTACAAACTGGCCAGCGATGACGGTGCGACGGTCAGCAAGGTGACGGGCTCGTCGAATGGATCCGGTACATATGACACTTCGTACTGGGTGATCACGGAGCGGGACGGCACCAAGTACTACTTCGGCCGCAACCAGCTGCCCGGCTGGGCGTCCGGGAACGACACGACGAACTCGGTGGACTCCGAGCGGGTGTACGCCGCGCACTCCGGCGACCCCTGCTACAACTCCACGGCCACCAGCAGCTACTGCACCATGGCCTACAAGTGGCACCTCGACTACGTCACCACCGCCACCGGCGCGGCGATGGCCTACTACTACAAGCAGGACACCAACTACTACGGCGCCTACAACGGGGCCTCCGAGGTCAAGTACGTACGCGACTCCTACCTCACGCACATCGACTACGGCTTCACCACCGCCACCGGCCCCTACGGCACCATCCCCGACAAGATCGTCTACGGCACGTCGGTGCGCTGCACCTCCACCAGCACCAACTGCGGCAGCGCGGAAACCTCCTCCAACGCCGCCTACTACCCCGACGTCCCCTACGACCTGGTCTGCGCCACCGGAGCGACCTGCAGCGCCTACGGGCCGTCGTTCTTCTCCACCGTCCGTCTGACCTCGATCACCACACAGCAGTACTCCACCTCGACCAGCGGGTACGTGACGGTCGACTCCTACGCCCTGACGCAGACCGAGCCCAATACCGGGGATGCGACCAGCGCGACCTTGTGGCTGTCCTCCGTCCAGAGCACCGGATCGGACACCACCGCAGGCGGCTCGACCTCTGCGATTACCATGCCGCCGGTCAAGTTCGCGGGTTCGGCGCTGGAAAACCGGGTGAGCACGGCCACCTACCCGGGCTTGTTCCGCTACCGCATCACAGCGATCACCAACGAGATGGGCGGGGTCACCGGCGTCTCCTACACCCTGCCGACCGCCTGCTCGACCTCCGCCACACCGTCCTCGAACACCGCCTCCTGCTTCCCTGAGTACTGGACGCCCAGCGGCTACATCAGCCCGATGCTGGACTGGTTCAACAAGTACGCGGTGCAGGAAGTCCTGGAGACCGACACCTACGGCGGCTCGGCGACGAAGGAATCCGACTACGCCTACAGCGGCGCGGCCTGGCACTACGACGACGACGAGAACACCAAGCCGAAGTACCGCACCTACGGGCAATGGCGCGGCTACCAGCAGGTGACCACCACCACCGGCAACGGCTCCGGTGACGCCAAAACCAAGCAGGTCGACTCCTACTACCAAGGCATGGACGGAGACTGGCTCTCCTCCACCTCGACCCGCAGCATCTCGCTGACCGACTCCCAGGGCGGACACCACACCGACTCACCCCAACTCGCCGGACAGGTAATGGAGTCCACGTCCTACCTGGGCAACGGCGGTGGCGTCGACAGTTCCACGATCACCTCGTACTGGATCTCCGCGGCCACCGCCACCCGCACCCGCTCCGGGCTGCCGGACCTGACCGCCAACGCGATGGGCACGGCCGAAGTGTGGAGCCGCCAGCGGCTGACCGACGGCGGCACCACCAGCTGGCGCTACACCGAGGCCGACACCACCTACGACGCCACCCGCTCGGACGACGACTTCGGCCTGGCGACCTACGTCTACAAGCACACCGTGCCGGTCGACTCCCACTACGACCAGTGCACCGCCACCACCTATGCGCCAGCCAATACCGGCGCCAACCTCGTCGGCCTCGTCTCGTCCACGGAAGAGGACTCGGTCGCCTGCTCCGGCTTCACCGAAGGCTCTGTCGCCTCCGTGCCCGCCGGGCTGAACACCCTCGCAGCACCGGCCAGCGTCAACCGGCCCGACCAGGTCGTCTCCGCCACCCGCACGTTCTACGACGACGCGACCTTCTCCACCACGTTCCCGCAGTCCAGCGCCCCGACCATGGGCCTGGTCACCATGACCCGCACCGCCACCGACTATGGGGCGGGCGCGTTCACCTGGCGCACCACCGTGAAGAACACCTACGACAGCACCTACCATCGCCTGTCCGGCACCACCAACGGCAACGGCAACACCACCACGACCAGCTACACGGTCAACTCCGCCTATCTGACCACCGGACAGAGCGTCACCCAGCCGACCGTCGGTGGAGTCGCCCACACCAGCAGCTCGACATTCGACCCCGAGCGCGGGCTGACCCTGACGAGCACGGACGCCAACCATGTGGTGACGACCGTCCAGTACGACGCATTGGGCCGGGCGACCTCGGTGTGGAAGGACTCCCGCGCCACCACCTCGCTCGCCAACCTCACCTACGCCTACACCCTGACCAACAGCGCTGTTTCGGGTGTGGTGACCAACACTCTCAACGACAACAACGGCTACCTCACCTCGGTCAGCATCATCGACTCGCTGGGACGCGTTCGGCAGAGCCAGACCTACACCCCGCAGGGCGGCCGTCTCATCGACGACACCCTGTACGACTCTCGCGGCTGGACGGCGAAGAAGAACACCGACTACTGGGACTCTTCCACCACTCCCACGCTGTCGCTGAAATCGGTGGCCGACAACCAGGTCGCTGACCAGGACGTCTACACATACGACGGGCTCGGCCGGCCCATCTACGACACCTCCGAGAAAAACGGGGTCATCGTCTCCACCGCTACGACGGTCTACAACGGCGACGCCACCACTGTCATCCCGCCCACCGGGGGCGTCACCAAGACCACCCGCACCGATCCCCTTGGCCGCACCACCGAACTCGATGAATACACCGCCGCACCCACGCTGACCACACCGCTGAACAGCGCCACCGGCATCTTCTACCTCACCGGCGGCACCAGCAGCGCCACCACCTACGGCTACGACGGCCACGGTCACCAGGCCACCACCACCGACGCCAAGAACCAGGTGTGGAGCAACACCTACGACCTGGCCGGTGAGGTGACCACCAAGACCGACCCCACTGCCGGCACGACCTCGGACATGACCTACGACGCGGACGGAAACCTGCTGCAGAGCAAGGATGTCCGCGGCGTGTACGTCTCGTACACCTACGACGCCCTCGACCGGAAGACCGGCCAATACGCCGCAGCCGCCGCCAGCCAAGTCGCCTACAGTTCGACGAGTTCGCCCGGCAACCAGACGGCATCCTGGGTATACGACAACGCCAACACCGCGATCTCCGGCATGACCTACCCCGTCGGCCACGCAACCACCGCCACCTCGTACAGCGGCGGCTACGCCTACGTCCAACAGGCCGTGAACTTCGACGTCTTCGGCGAATCCCTCGGCGAAGAAACCATCATCCCCTCCGCCGCGCAGGGCACAGTCCTCGGCAAGACCTGGAAGATCACCCACGCTTACACCAGCGTCCTGGGCCTGCTGCGTTCCGACAGCTACACGCTTGGTGCCGGCCTGCCTGCCGAGACTGTCGGTTACGCCTACAACAACGAGGACGAACTCACCGGTCTGGCCTCCACCTCCTACAGCTACCTGCAAAGCGTCAGCTACAGCGCCTACAACCAGGTCGCTCAGGTCCAGCTCGGCTCCTCCACCTCCTATGCCACCGCCACCGACACCTACGACGCACATACCGGGAACCTGACCGACCAGCTCCTCACCCGCTCCACCACCACCCCGGCCAGCGTCGACGAAACCGCCTACAGCTACGACCTCGTCGGCAACATCACCCACCAGACCGAAACCCGCTCCGGCTCCAGCACCACGGCCGAGACCCAGTGCTACACCTACGACCCTCTCGACCGTCTCACCGATGCCTGGACCGCCACCGACAGCTGCGCCGCTGCCCCCACCAGCAGCAGTCACAGCACCGTTGGTGACGGCATCACCGGCGGCGCGTACTGGACCAGCTGGACCTACGACGCCATCGGTAATCGCCTCACCCAGACCCAGCACGCCATCTCCGGCACGGCCAGCGACACCGTCACCAACAACGTTTACTCCGCCAGCCAGCCCAACACCCTGACCAGCACAAGCACAACCGGCGGCACCACCGGCTCCACCAGCTACGTCTACGACGACGCCGGCAACACCCAAAACCGCCACACCAGCACCGGCGACCAAACTCTCGTCTGGAACAACGCCGAACAGCTGACCAGCGTCTCCAACAGCACCACCGGCACCACCACCAGCTACATCTACGACGCTGCCGGCAGCCTGCTCCTCCAGATCGACCCAAGCACCACCACGCTGTATCTGGGCAGCGAGCAGATCACCCTTGACAACTTCGCAGGCACGGCCACCGGAGTGCGCTACTACAGCGCCCCCGGCGGCGCCACCATCGTCCGCACCGGCACCGGCACCAACTACGGCTTCGAACTCGCCGCCGACCAGCACGGCACCAACAGCCTGTACCTCGACAACACCGCCCAGACCCCCACCTGGCGCCAGTTCGACCCCTACGGCACCCCCCGCGGCACCCCCGCAACCTGGGCGGACAACCGCACCTTCCTCAACAAAACCACCGACACCACCACCGGCCTCACCAACATTGGCGCCCGCGAATACGACCCCACCCTCGGCCGCTTCATCAGCCTCGACCCTCTCTTCGAAGCCACCAGCCCGCAAGAAATCGGCGGATACACCTACGCCGGCGACAATCCCGTCACCCAAAGCGACCCCAGCGGACTGTGCCAGGCCGACATCTGCGGCTATGGCGTCCCCAAGGGCAACGTCGTCGGCGGCAGAAGCGGCATCATCCGCAACGCCCCTATCGACCCTGAAAACATCAGCAGAGGGACCTGCCACCCCACCTGCGGACCAATCAAATACAACAACTGGGGCACGACAACCAAGAGCTCGGACTCGACCTCTGGTAGCGGAAGCCAAACAGTCACACGACCCAAGGGAAACGGCGAGTCGATCGCACTCGGCCAAGTCGCCGGCCTGGTTGACGTACTCACTCACGTAAGCGATGCGACACACCCATGGTGCTCAATTCTTTCGATCGGGTGTGGCCCAGACGCCAGTGCCGTTGACGGCTGGATGCAGGACCTCGGCGCAGACACTGACTCGCTTGACTATCAGGCTTCTAAGAAAACCGGCCAGGAAGCTGGCAATCTGATTGCCGGTGGAGAGCTCGGCGGAGAGCTCTTCGGGGAGGAGGGAGGGCTCCTCGGGGAGGAAGGCATCGGCTGCAGCTTCGCTCCCTCCACCGCGGTCCTGATGGCTCATGGCACAACCAAACCCATCAGCAAAATCAAGGTGGGCGACAAAGTCCAAGCCGCTAGCCCGAAAACCGGAAAGCACCAGGGCACCCGCACCGTCCAGCACGTCTGGATCAACCACGACCACGACCTACTCGATCTCACGGTTCGGACCAAGACCGGCCACGCTGCCACCCTCCACACCACTGCCAACCACCCCTTCTGGGACGACACCATCCACGCCTGGGTCCCGGCTGGCAGCCTTCGCAAGGGCGACTCGCTCAATACGGCCAGTAACCAGCACGTCGACGTAGTTGCCACACGCCTCACGCCGGGAACCGCAGACCGGTGGAACCTCACAGTCCAGCAACTCCACACGTATTATGTGATGGCTGGATCGACACCGATCTTGGTTCACAACAGCGCTGGAGACCTGTGCCCGACTTCCGCTCTCAAGGGCGATGAGCCAGGCACGGCAGACCGTTTGCGAGCGGATCCGCAATTTACTGGTGGGGATCTTCACGGCTATGTGGACACGAACGCGCCTGATTACGTCGATTCGTATGGTCGAACATATGATGCGGTTGGCGGACCGACCGCTTGGTCACGAGGGAACATGCAGCAGATGTTGGGTTCTATCCGGTCCCACCTCTACCACAAGACCGGAATGAATTTCACCGTTCTTGATCTGACGGGAGCGTCGAGTGGGCAGATTGACACTGTATTCGAGCATCTTGACAAATGGGATGCGGATCCTGGACTGAAGCCCACGAGTAAGCTCCTCATCCTTGGAGATAGCTACTAA